In Festucalex cinctus isolate MCC-2025b chromosome 9, RoL_Fcin_1.0, whole genome shotgun sequence, the DNA window ACATTGTCATCGACGTCCCCTTTTACCTCCATCCTCGCTCACCCTCTCTTGCTTGTCTATATACCCCAACCCCCTCCCTGGGCCGCAGACTGAGGAGATGCATAAATTCAAGACACATTAGTATTCCAGTCAGGCTCTCTGTTTTCAAGGCAAGGCCTAGCACACCCCTCACCCCTcctccccccgcccccccacttCCCCTCCTTCACTCTCCCTCTTCAGCTCTATTTTTGAATCATTTAAACAGTGctgcatttacttttttttttttttttacacccccccccaaaaaaaccaaaaacatccttaatttattttcaagcttcacattttttttttctcccccccccagaAATATAGCTCTATTTTGCTTTTTGCATCGCCAATTATACGGAGCTGTAGTCTTTGAAATGAGATTCATCTGCTTCTGCGCGTGCTCGTGCGTGTCAACGCGTGTGCACGCGCGCGCCGGCAGGCCCACCGGCCCCGGCCATACATCACGCATGTCTGATCAAGGAGGGCAGAGGGCCCTGACAATAACATTTCAGAGGAACTGCATGCACAAagcgtctctttttttttttttttttttttttttcccaatgatcAGTCTGCAGCCAAGACTCCATCCGAGCCACTTGGATATTTTACAGCTGTTCGGGACACCAAACCTACGGGGGGGGGGCGAGGAAACACAATTTGGACATGACAAATAAAAGGAGACGCTGctgttcatgtaaaaaaaaaaaaaaaaaaaaaaaaaacgtagcctACATTACGaaccatttatttaattttttagtcGTATAAATAATGTTTGAGGTGCTTAATTAGAACTGCATTAGAAATGTaagatttaataataataataataataataatttattgctgatctttaattattttttggacAGTCAACAATTGTAGCAAGAAATCGTTTATTACAACATACATAGTTTATTTCAAAACATAATACAAGCTTtatactgaaaataaataattgcttgAGCTGTCATCGAAATTTGGAATAAAACCGCCGAAACAGTTCAATCTTatactgaaaatatttttttttttttacattgctaATTAAGTGCAGGAATAACTAagagcattttttaaattaatgactTCGAAAGGGTAATATATAAAACTGTACAATATTCGAAAAAATACTTGTGAAATAAACCAAATAACAGGAGTATTTAATATTATAAAATTTGGATAGTAGAACGTACAATAAAATTATAGGCAGGTGTATAGCATCAaaaccatttctttttttttctatattcacGGCTCCTTTTCAGAGTCTACACAGTTTAAATGGTCGAAGATGAATGAAagcaacaaaatacatttataaaaaaaaacaaaaaaaaaactgttttgtgaGCGGCCAAATAAACTGCAGGCCACAAcggaggggcaaaaaaaaaaaaaacaagattcaaGTGCTATTGTGTTGGTACCACTGGACTGAGAGCCTATTTtgcatatgcaaaaaaaataataacagcaaTTACAGATGTTTCTACGAGTATGTTACAAAATAATAACGTGGAAGGATTATGAGCTCACGTGGCGcccaaacactgaaatatcAAATCAgttcagaaaagaaaatcatgtTGTTGTCActccacaacaacacaaaagaggaaaaatagaaaaacgaAAACAGCAGTTCccattcatgttgacaaaaaaaaaaaaaaaaaaaaactaaaggcgCTGGTAGATTATAGGCACATTTTTGTATTCATATCCAAACATTTTGAGCGGCTCCACGGAGTGACGTGAAACGGCGGATTTAATGCCCTCGTGCAGGCGCTTCCAAAGAGGCCAAGGCTGCGCCGGTATCTCTCCGGTGGGAGGTCCGGACGAGTCCGTACATCGGCACCGCGAGAGTCCGACTTGGCTCCGGTCCCTCCCGCTCGAGCGCTCACGCGGCGGTCAGAGGTCGTGGCACGAGGACGCGTCCCCCGCACTGCCGCCTCCGCCGTGGGAATAGGGCGCCTCgtggggcggcggcggcggctcccCGGGCGGCGTCATGCGCTTCTCTTTCTGCCTCCGGTTGCAGAACCACACGCGCACCACCTCCTTCTCCAGCTGCAGCGTGTCCGCCAGCGACGTGATTTCCTGCGCGGAGGGTTTGGGGCACTTGAGAAAGTGCGTCTCCAGGACCCCCTTGACGCTGACCTCGATGGACGTCCGCTTCTTCCGCTTCCTCCCCTGAGCCGCGATCTTGTCTATACTGCTCGAGCTGCCCGTGCTCGAGTCCGCCTCCTCCAACCACTTGTTCAGCAGCGGCTTGAGTTTGCACATGTTTTTAAAGCTCAGCTGGAGAGCCTCGAACCTGCAGATGGTGGTCTGGGAAAAGACGTTGCCGTAGAGGGTGCCCAGGGCCAAGCCCACGTCGGCCTGCGTGAAGCCCAGCTTGATCCTCCGCTGCTTGAACTGCTTGGCGAAGTGCTCCAGCTCGTCCGACGTCGGCGTCTCCTCGTCGGAGTGGTCGTGGCAGTGGTGGGCGCCCTGCGCGTCGCCGCCGTGCTCGGGGCTGAGCGTGTCCCTGAGGCCCGGGTGCATGTTGGGCGGCGGGGTGAGCCCGCCGTGCTCCAGCATGCCGTTGACGGCGAAGCCGCCCTGGGAGTAGATGTTGATCTgctgcccgccgccgccgccgccgatggACGAGTTGTGGGACGCCGGAGTCCCCCACGCCGCCGGGTGGCTGCTGTTGTGGTGCGGCGAGTGATGAGCGACGTGCGGCGAGCGGTGGTGGATGATGCCGTGCAGCTGCAGGTCCTCCCTGCCCGGTTTCACGTCCTGCTGCTCCATGGACGACGACCACGGGCTGCTATCCGACAGCGTGCTCGCCCACTGGTGCCCGAGGGGGTGCCCGTTGCTCTGGACGTTCTGCAGGTAGTCGCCGTGCAGCAGTTTCTGGTGTCCCCTGTAAGGGCTGGCGGGCTGCATGGCCTGGCTGTCCGGGTGGATCATGGGACTGGAGCCGAGCAAGGTGTAGGGGCTGGAGGCAGCTGTGGCCATGCTGGCTGCTGAACCCCACTGGCGATACTAAAGTGAAGCCTCGGCTCAGCCTCTGACATCTCCCTCTCTCTGTGGAGTGTCGGCGCCGCGAGTCGGGCGTTGACGGACGCCGACAACCGCCACTCACCGGCGGAGGAAGCCGCGGCGACGACGCTTTCTCCACCAATGACGGCGCAGCGTGTACGCCACTTCCGGGTTCACAACCGTAGAGAGGGAAGGGTTAAAGGGCGGGAGGAAGCCGCGGCGACGACACTTTCTCCACCAATGACGGCGCAGCGCGTACGCCACTTCCGGGTTCACAACCGTAGAGAGGGAAGGGTTAAAGGGCGGTGGAACCGGAAGTGAGTCCGCTGAGTCTGTTTTTGTGGAACAATGTGCGCGTGGAgcgcacttcctgtttattaatCGAAGTTtccagctgctttttttttttttttttttttttacgcgccGCTGTCACCCTTGAGCGCGGATAAACGCCAGCGGCGTTTGTCAGACGTGCCGGTGCACTTCATTTGAGAAGGATGCGATCAAACCTTGGTCCAATTCGGACTGATAATCATTAACTTGCAGTTAAACACTTCCGGCTGGACGTTTCTAAAGGTGGCACGTCTCAAGATTGTGCACTTTTGCGAACGGGCTATGCAGGACGGAATGTcaacaacacataaaaaaaaaagtacaatcaaaa includes these proteins:
- the LOC144025658 gene encoding POU domain, class 3, transcription factor 4-like, with amino-acid sequence MATAASSPYTLLGSSPMIHPDSQAMQPASPYRGHQKLLHGDYLQNVQSNGHPLGHQWASTLSDSSPWSSSMEQQDVKPGREDLQLHGIIHHRSPHVAHHSPHHNSSHPAAWGTPASHNSSIGGGGGGQQINIYSQGGFAVNGMLEHGGLTPPPNMHPGLRDTLSPEHGGDAQGAHHCHDHSDEETPTSDELEHFAKQFKQRRIKLGFTQADVGLALGTLYGNVFSQTTICRFEALQLSFKNMCKLKPLLNKWLEEADSSTGSSSSIDKIAAQGRKRKKRTSIEVSVKGVLETHFLKCPKPSAQEITSLADTLQLEKEVVRVWFCNRRQKEKRMTPPGEPPPPPHEAPYSHGGGGSAGDASSCHDL